From Populus trichocarpa isolate Nisqually-1 chromosome 19, P.trichocarpa_v4.1, whole genome shotgun sequence, a single genomic window includes:
- the LOC7458837 gene encoding uncharacterized protein LOC7458837, whose product MEKHIEKFLNKVSLVFITIATITLLYLSLQTPQTCIPPNTPTTKPHLKFPSSTCDPSLNHPYMDPTKKRLKLWSSKSWLSQVSSFTTFFQSLNLLNNETKVLCVSAGAGHEVMALNNMGVSDVTGVEIVDSLPLVKRADPNNLPFFDGVFDLAFSAHLEEALFPLRFAGEMERTVRNGGVCVVVVEECGGVEVDAIVGLFRKSMFVGAENVTLIGMRMTRIITRVGVSSSS is encoded by the coding sequence ATGGAGAAACACATTGAAAAATTCTTAAACAAAGTCTCATTGGTTTTCATAACCATAGCCACAATCACCCTTCTCTACCTTTCCCTTCAAACTCCACAAACTTGTATCCCACCAAACACACCCACCACAAAACCCCACCTCAAATTCCCTTCTTCTACATGCGACCCTTCTCTAAACCACCCTTACATGGATCCTACCaagaaaagattgaaactttgGTCTTCAAAATCTTGGCTTTCTCAGGTCTCTTCTTTCACAACTTTCTTCCAAAGTCTGAATCTTTTGAACAATGAAACCAAAGTACTCTGTGTTTCAGCAGGTGCTGGACATGAAGTGATGGCGCTGAATAACATGGGTGTTAGTGATGTTACTGGTGTTGAGATAGTGGATTCTTTGCCATTAGTTAAAAGGGCTGACCCTAATAACTTGCCCTTTTTTGATGGGGTTTTTGATTTGGCTTTTAGTGCTCATTTAGAAGAGGCTTTGTTTCCTTTGAGGTTTGCTGGGGAGATGGAGAGGACTGTGAGGAATGGTGGGGTTTGTGTGGTTGTTGTAGAGGAATGTGGTGGAGTGGAGGTGGATGCAATTGTTGGATTGTTTAGGAAGTCTATGTTTGTTGGGGCTGAGAATGTTACATTGATTGGGATGAGGATGACCAGGATTATTACGAGAGTtggtgtttcttcttcttcatga
- the LOC7498139 gene encoding xyloglucan endotransglucosylase protein 6 has product MAVSVFKMLGFFVGFFLIVGLVSSAKFDELFQPSWALDHFAYEGELLRLKLDNYSGAGFQSKSKYMFGKVTVQIKLVEGDSAGTVTAFYMSSEGPYHNEFDFEFLGNTTGEPYLVQTNVYVNGVGNKEQRLNLWFDPTKDFHSYSLLWNQRQVVFLVDETPIRLHTNMENKGIPFPKDQAMGVYSSIWNADDWATQGGRVKTDWSHAPFVASYKGFEIDACECPVSVAAADNAKKCSSSGEKRYWWDEPTLSELNAHQSHQLLWVKANHMVYDYCSDTARFPVTPLECLHHSHRHH; this is encoded by the exons ATGGCTGTTTCAGTCTTTAAGATGTTGGGTTTCTTTGTTGGTTTCTTTCTAATTGTGGGTTTGGTCAGTTCAGCTAAGTTTGACGAGCTCTTTCAACCAAGCTGGGCTCTCGATCACTTTGCTTATGAAGGAGAGCTTCTCAGGCTCAAGCTTGATAATTATTCTG GTGCTGGATTTCAATCCAAAAGCAAGTATATGTTTGGAAAAGTAACAGTACAAATCAAGCTTGTAGAGGGTGATTCTGCTGGAACTGTTACTGCTTTCTAT ATGTCATCTGAGGGTCCATACCACAACgagtttgattttgagtttcttGGCAACACCACAGGAGAACCTTACTTGGTTCAAACCAATGTATATGTTAATGGCGTAGGTAACAAAGAACAAAGACTGAACCTTTGGTTTGACCCTACCAAGGATTTCCATTCTTACTCCTTACTTTGGAACCAGCGCCAAGTTGT GTTTCTAGTGGACGAGACCCCAATTAGATTGCATACCAATATGGAAAACAAGGGAATTCCTTTTCCAAAGGATCAAGCCATGGGTGTATACAGCTCAATATGGAATGCAGATGATTGGGCTACACAAGGTGGCCGTGTCAAGACTGATTGGAGTCATGCACCCTTTGTTGCCTCCTATAAAGGATTTGAAATTGATGCATGTGAGTGTCCAGTATCAGTAGCTGCAGCTGATAATGCTAAGAAATGTAGCAGCAGTGGTGAGAAAAGGTACTGGTGGGATGAACCTACGTTGTCTGAGCTCAATGCGCACCAGAGCCATCAGCTTTTGTGGGTTAAGGCTAACCACATGGTCTACGACTACTGCAGCGACACTGCTAGGTTCCCAGTCACTCCTCTAGAGTGCCTGCACCACAGCCACCGCCACCACTAG
- the LOC7498136 gene encoding short-chain dehydrogenase reductase 2a isoform X2, with protein sequence MLAQVIPEQTLQVQGIDHVIGKDNSSSLSYKRLEGKVAIITGGARGIGEATVKLFVRHGAKVVIADIEDANGIALAESLSPSAVYVRCDVCLEEEIESLINLTISQYGRLDILFNNAGVLGNQSKHKSIINFDADEFDNIMRINVRGAALGMKHAARVMVPRRSGCVISTASVAGIIGGLGPHAYTASKHAIVGLTKNTACELSRYGIRVNCISPFGVATSMLVNAWRGCEEDGDDDEKCMDFGAPSEEEMEKMEELVRGLGNLKGATLKAKDIAEAALYLASDESNC encoded by the exons ATGCTGGCTCAAGTGATACCAGAGCAAACCCTTCAAGTTCAAGGGATTGATCATGTCATAGGCAAGGATAACTCCTCATCTCTCTCATATAAAAG GTTGGAGGGAAAAGTTGCGATTATAACAGGCGGTGCAAGAGGGATTGGAGAGGCCACAGTGAAACTCTTTGTGAGGCATGGAGCCAAGGTAGTGATTGCTGATATTGAGGATGCTAATGGTATTGCTTTAGCTGAATCTTTATCTCCTTCAGCAGTTTATGTACGTTGTGATGTGTGtttagaagaagaaatagaaagTCTAATCAACCTAACAATTTCTCAATACGGCCGGCTGGACATTCTTTTCAACAATGCTGGAGTTCTTGGCAATCAATCAAAGCACAAAAGCATTATCAATTTTGATGCTGATGAGTTTGATAATATCATGAGAATCAATGTTAGAGGAGCTGCCCTTGGCATGAAACATGCAGCAAGAGTCATGGTGCCTCGACGAAGTGGCTGCGTCATTTCCACAGCTAGTGTAGCTGGTATAATTGGAGGGCTTGGACCTCATGCATATACAGCTTCAAAACATGCTATTGTAGGGTTAACAAAGAACACAGCTTGTGAATTAAGCAGATATGGGATTAGGGTTAATTGTATATCTCCTTTCGGGGTGGCTACTTCCATGCTTGTTAATGCATGGAGGGGTTGCGAGGAAGATGGAGATGATGATGAGAAATGCATGGATTTTGGTGCTCCAAGCGaggaagaaatggagaagaTGGAGGAACTTGTGAGAGGGCTTGGAAATCTAAAGGGAGCAACACTAAAAGCTAAGGATATTGCCGAGGCTGCTCTTTATCTTGCTAGTGATGAATCCAA CTGCTGA
- the LOC7498136 gene encoding short-chain dehydrogenase reductase 2a isoform X1, whose amino-acid sequence MLAQVIPEQTLQVQGIDHVIGKDNSSSLSYKRLEGKVAIITGGARGIGEATVKLFVRHGAKVVIADIEDANGIALAESLSPSAVYVRCDVCLEEEIESLINLTISQYGRLDILFNNAGVLGNQSKHKSIINFDADEFDNIMRINVRGAALGMKHAARVMVPRRSGCVISTASVAGIIGGLGPHAYTASKHAIVGLTKNTACELSRYGIRVNCISPFGVATSMLVNAWRGCEEDGDDDEKCMDFGAPSEEEMEKMEELVRGLGNLKGATLKAKDIAEAALYLASDESKYVSGHNLVVDGGFTTFKNCVGL is encoded by the exons ATGCTGGCTCAAGTGATACCAGAGCAAACCCTTCAAGTTCAAGGGATTGATCATGTCATAGGCAAGGATAACTCCTCATCTCTCTCATATAAAAG GTTGGAGGGAAAAGTTGCGATTATAACAGGCGGTGCAAGAGGGATTGGAGAGGCCACAGTGAAACTCTTTGTGAGGCATGGAGCCAAGGTAGTGATTGCTGATATTGAGGATGCTAATGGTATTGCTTTAGCTGAATCTTTATCTCCTTCAGCAGTTTATGTACGTTGTGATGTGTGtttagaagaagaaatagaaagTCTAATCAACCTAACAATTTCTCAATACGGCCGGCTGGACATTCTTTTCAACAATGCTGGAGTTCTTGGCAATCAATCAAAGCACAAAAGCATTATCAATTTTGATGCTGATGAGTTTGATAATATCATGAGAATCAATGTTAGAGGAGCTGCCCTTGGCATGAAACATGCAGCAAGAGTCATGGTGCCTCGACGAAGTGGCTGCGTCATTTCCACAGCTAGTGTAGCTGGTATAATTGGAGGGCTTGGACCTCATGCATATACAGCTTCAAAACATGCTATTGTAGGGTTAACAAAGAACACAGCTTGTGAATTAAGCAGATATGGGATTAGGGTTAATTGTATATCTCCTTTCGGGGTGGCTACTTCCATGCTTGTTAATGCATGGAGGGGTTGCGAGGAAGATGGAGATGATGATGAGAAATGCATGGATTTTGGTGCTCCAAGCGaggaagaaatggagaagaTGGAGGAACTTGTGAGAGGGCTTGGAAATCTAAAGGGAGCAACACTAAAAGCTAAGGATATTGCCGAGGCTGCTCTTTATCTTGCTAGTGATGAATCCAAGTATGTAAGTGGTCACAATCTTGTTGTAGATGGTGGTTTTACTACCTTCAAAAACTGCGTAGGACTGTAG